One Pantoea trifolii DNA segment encodes these proteins:
- the yrbN gene encoding protein YrbN, protein MKMTESFHDELCRLAAAI, encoded by the coding sequence ATGAAAATGACTGAAAGTTTTCACGACGAGTTATGTAGACTGGCCGCCGCAATCTAA
- the nlpI gene encoding lipoprotein NlpI: MKPFLRWCFVATAITLAGCSNSNWRKNEVLAVPLQPTLQQEVILARMEQILASRALTDDERAQLLYERGVLYDSLGLRALARNDFSQALSIRPDMPEVFNYLGIYLTQAGNFDAAYEAFDSVLELDPTYNYAHLNRGIALYYGGRYKLAQDDLLAFYQDDPNDPFRSLWLYLVESDMDADKAKVTLRQRHDKAVRDQWGWNIVEFYLGDISEKTLMERLKADATDNTSLAEHLSETNFYLGKYYLSLGEKDDAKALFKLAVANNVNNFVEHRYALLELAQLGQTQDDLSESDQQ, translated from the coding sequence ATGAAGCCTTTTTTGCGCTGGTGTTTTGTTGCGACAGCTATCACGCTGGCAGGATGCAGCAACTCCAATTGGCGTAAGAACGAAGTTCTGGCAGTACCTTTGCAGCCCACACTGCAGCAAGAGGTGATCCTGGCGCGCATGGAACAAATTCTTGCCAGTCGTGCCCTGACCGATGATGAACGCGCACAGCTATTATATGAGCGCGGAGTGTTGTATGATAGTTTGGGTCTGAGGGCACTAGCGCGGAACGATTTTTCGCAAGCGCTGTCTATAAGACCAGATATGCCTGAGGTATTTAATTATCTCGGTATATACTTAACGCAGGCAGGCAACTTTGATGCTGCCTATGAAGCGTTTGATTCTGTACTTGAGCTTGATCCAACTTACAACTATGCGCATTTAAACCGTGGTATCGCCCTCTATTACGGCGGTCGATACAAGTTAGCGCAAGATGATCTGCTGGCGTTTTATCAAGACGATCCTAACGATCCATTCCGCAGCCTTTGGCTCTATCTCGTTGAAAGCGATATGGATGCCGACAAGGCAAAAGTTACGCTGAGACAGCGTCATGACAAAGCGGTTCGCGATCAATGGGGATGGAATATTGTCGAGTTCTACCTTGGCGACATCAGTGAAAAAACGCTGATGGAACGTCTCAAGGCGGACGCAACGGATAACACCTCGCTCGCTGAACATCTCAGTGAAACCAACTTCTATTTAGGTAAGTACTACCTAAGTCTGGGGGAGAAGGACGACGCGAAAGCGTTGTTCAAACTGGCGGTGGCCAACAACGTAAACAACTTTGTTGAGCACCGATACGCATTGTTGGAACTGGCGCAACTCGGCCAGACACAAGACGATTTATCAGAATCTGACCAGCAATAG
- the pnp gene encoding polyribonucleotide nucleotidyltransferase produces the protein MLNPIVRKFQYGQHTVTLETGMMARQATAAVMVSMDDTAVFVTVVGQKKTKPGQDFFPLTVNYQERTYAAGRIPGSFFRREGRPSEGETLISRLIDRPVRPLFPEGFINEVQVIATVVSVNPQVNPDIVAMIGASAALALSGLPFNGPIGAARVGYINDQYVLNPTADEINESRLNLVVAGTQNAVLMVESEADILTEEQMLGAVVYGHDQQQIVIENINALVAEAGKPRWDWQPLPTNDALIARVTALAEAGISDAYRITDKQERYTQVGAVKDATIAALQAEDETLDAGDIADIVHDLEKSVVRSRIIRGEPRIDGREKDMIRGLDVRTGVLPRTHGSSLFTRGETQALVTATLGTARDAQNLDELMGERTDSFLFHYNFPPYCVGETGMVGSPKRREIGHGRLAKRGVLAVMPKQADFPYTVRVVSEITESNGSSSMASVCGASLALMDAGVPIKAAVAGIAMGLVKEADNFVVLSDILGDEDHLGDMDFKVAGSRDGITALQMDIKIEGITREIMQVALNQAKGARLHILSVMEQAISTPRQEISEFAPRIYTIKISSDKIKDVIGKGGSVIRALTEETGTTIEIEDDGTVKIAATDSLKAKEAIRRIEEITAEIEVGRIYSGKVTRIVDFGAFVAIGGGKEGLVHISQIADKRVEKVTDYLQMGQEVPVKVMEVDRQGRVRLSIKEATEQKPAEEVATAASDASDAE, from the coding sequence TTGCTGAACCCGATCGTACGCAAATTCCAATATGGTCAGCATACCGTCACGCTGGAAACCGGCATGATGGCGCGCCAGGCTACCGCTGCAGTAATGGTGAGCATGGATGACACTGCTGTATTCGTTACCGTTGTTGGCCAGAAAAAAACGAAACCAGGTCAGGATTTCTTCCCGCTGACGGTTAACTATCAGGAGCGTACTTACGCTGCTGGTCGTATCCCGGGTAGCTTCTTCCGTCGTGAAGGCCGTCCAAGCGAAGGCGAAACCCTGATCTCACGCCTGATTGACCGTCCAGTTCGTCCGCTGTTCCCGGAAGGCTTCATTAACGAAGTTCAGGTTATTGCGACCGTGGTTTCTGTTAACCCACAGGTTAACCCAGACATCGTTGCGATGATCGGTGCATCTGCTGCATTGGCTCTGTCTGGCCTGCCGTTCAATGGTCCAATCGGCGCAGCGCGCGTCGGTTATATCAATGACCAGTACGTGCTAAACCCAACTGCTGATGAAATCAACGAATCACGTCTGAACCTGGTTGTTGCCGGTACCCAGAACGCGGTGCTGATGGTGGAATCAGAAGCTGACATCCTGACTGAAGAGCAGATGCTGGGCGCTGTAGTATATGGCCACGATCAGCAGCAGATCGTTATCGAAAACATCAATGCGCTGGTTGCCGAAGCCGGTAAACCACGTTGGGATTGGCAGCCACTGCCAACTAACGATGCACTGATCGCACGCGTTACTGCACTGGCAGAAGCGGGCATCAGCGATGCCTATCGCATCACTGATAAGCAAGAGCGTTACACTCAGGTTGGCGCAGTGAAAGACGCGACCATCGCGGCACTGCAGGCTGAAGATGAAACACTGGATGCTGGCGATATCGCTGACATCGTACACGACCTTGAGAAGAGCGTTGTTCGTAGCCGCATCATCCGTGGCGAACCGCGTATTGATGGCCGTGAGAAAGATATGATTCGTGGTCTGGACGTGCGCACTGGCGTACTGCCACGCACACACGGTTCTTCGCTGTTTACCCGTGGTGAAACGCAGGCGCTGGTTACCGCAACACTGGGTACCGCACGTGATGCGCAGAATCTGGATGAGTTGATGGGCGAGCGTACTGATAGCTTCCTGTTCCACTACAACTTCCCTCCGTACTGCGTGGGCGAAACCGGTATGGTTGGCTCACCGAAGCGCCGTGAGATTGGTCACGGTCGTCTGGCGAAGCGTGGCGTGCTGGCAGTAATGCCTAAGCAAGCTGATTTCCCATACACCGTGCGTGTGGTTTCAGAAATCACCGAATCTAACGGTTCTTCTTCAATGGCTTCCGTGTGCGGTGCATCTCTGGCACTGATGGATGCTGGCGTACCAATCAAAGCAGCCGTAGCCGGTATTGCGATGGGTCTGGTTAAAGAAGCCGACAACTTTGTGGTTCTGTCTGACATTCTGGGTGACGAAGATCACCTCGGCGACATGGACTTTAAAGTAGCAGGTAGCCGCGATGGTATTACTGCGCTGCAGATGGATATCAAAATCGAAGGCATCACCCGCGAAATCATGCAGGTTGCTCTGAACCAAGCTAAAGGTGCGCGTCTGCATATCCTGAGCGTGATGGAGCAGGCAATCAGCACGCCGCGTCAGGAAATCTCTGAATTCGCGCCGCGCATTTACACTATCAAAATCAGTTCAGACAAGATCAAAGATGTCATCGGTAAAGGCGGCTCGGTTATCCGTGCGCTGACCGAAGAAACTGGCACCACCATCGAAATCGAAGATGACGGCACCGTGAAGATCGCTGCAACTGATAGCCTGAAAGCTAAAGAAGCCATTCGTCGTATTGAAGAGATTACTGCTGAGATCGAAGTTGGCCGCATTTACTCAGGTAAGGTGACACGTATCGTTGATTTCGGTGCCTTCGTGGCAATCGGCGGCGGTAAAGAAGGTTTGGTTCACATTTCTCAGATCGCCGATAAGCGCGTAGAGAAAGTGACTGACTATCTGCAGATGGGTCAGGAAGTTCCAGTGAAAGTAATGGAAGTTGACCGTCAGGGCCGTGTACGTCTGAGCATCAAAGAAGCGACAGAGCAGAAACCAGCGGAAGAAGTTGCTACCGCTGCATCTGATGCATCTGACGCCGAGTAA